A stretch of the Cryptosporangium phraense genome encodes the following:
- a CDS encoding Fur family transcriptional regulator: protein MQASVGRTTRQRTAVMALLSEVEEFRSAQELHELLRHRGESVGLTTVYRTLQALADAEEIDVMRPPGGEHLYRRCSSGHHHHLVCRVCGRTVEVAGPTVESWANKIAAEHGFADVSHTLEIFGTCAECAAAA, encoded by the coding sequence ATGCAGGCGAGTGTCGGCCGGACCACGCGTCAGCGGACGGCGGTCATGGCGCTGCTCTCCGAGGTCGAAGAGTTCCGTAGCGCGCAGGAGCTGCACGAGCTGCTCCGCCACCGCGGCGAGTCCGTCGGGCTGACGACCGTCTACCGCACGCTGCAGGCGCTCGCGGACGCCGAGGAGATCGACGTCATGCGCCCGCCCGGCGGCGAGCACCTCTACCGACGCTGCTCCAGCGGCCACCACCACCACCTGGTCTGCCGGGTCTGCGGGCGCACCGTCGAGGTCGCCGGGCCCACCGTCGAGAGCTGGGCGAACAAGATCGCCGCCGAGCACGGGTTCGCCGACGTCTCACACACCCTGGAGATCTTCGGCACCTGCGCCGAGTGCGCGGCCGCGGCCTGA
- a CDS encoding metal ABC transporter substrate-binding protein, which translates to MFHRPLRTTVVALLVTAVAGCSALTDAQPDGKLDVVAAFYPLQFVSEQVGGDHVSVTNLVQPGVEPHDLELSPKQVAEVTDADAVVYLRNFQPAVDDAVDEGAKNKSLDVATVAPLKDGYVPLEEGELHHDEKGKDPHVWLDPTRLAGIADAVAKEFGRRDPANAAEYTANAKALDSKLATLDGEYKSGLANCQQKTIVVSHNAFGYLSARYGLTQVPITGLTPEEEPSAARLAETAAYAKKNGVTVIFFETLVSPKIAEALAREVGAKAEVLDPIEGIAKDSKDDYFSVMRSNLTTLRGALSCR; encoded by the coding sequence ATGTTCCACCGCCCCCTCCGAACGACCGTCGTCGCGCTCCTCGTCACCGCCGTCGCCGGATGCTCCGCCCTCACCGACGCCCAGCCCGACGGCAAACTCGACGTCGTCGCGGCCTTCTACCCCCTGCAGTTCGTCTCCGAGCAGGTGGGCGGCGACCACGTCTCGGTAACGAACCTCGTCCAGCCCGGCGTCGAACCGCACGACCTCGAGCTGAGCCCGAAGCAGGTCGCCGAGGTCACCGACGCCGACGCGGTCGTCTACCTCCGGAACTTCCAGCCCGCGGTGGACGACGCCGTCGACGAGGGCGCGAAGAACAAGTCCCTGGACGTAGCCACCGTCGCCCCCCTGAAGGACGGCTACGTCCCGCTCGAAGAGGGCGAGCTGCACCACGACGAGAAGGGCAAGGACCCGCACGTCTGGCTCGACCCGACCCGGCTGGCCGGCATCGCCGACGCGGTGGCGAAAGAATTCGGCCGGCGCGACCCCGCGAACGCAGCGGAATACACGGCCAACGCCAAGGCTTTGGACTCCAAGCTGGCGACGCTCGACGGCGAGTACAAATCCGGCCTGGCGAACTGCCAACAGAAAACGATAGTCGTGAGCCACAACGCGTTCGGTTACCTCTCTGCGAGGTACGGTCTCACCCAGGTGCCGATCACCGGGCTCACCCCGGAAGAGGAACCGTCCGCAGCCCGCCTGGCCGAGACCGCGGCGTACGCGAAAAAGAACGGGGTCACAGTGATCTTCTTCGAGACGTTGGTCAGTCCGAAGATCGCCGAGGCGCTGGCGCGCGAGGTAGGTGCGAAAGCCGAGGTCCTCGACCCGATCGAGGGCATCGCCAAGGACAGCAAGGACGACTACTTCTCGGTGATGCGCTCGAACCTGACGACGTTGCGAGGCGCGTTGTCGTGTCGGTGA
- the era gene encoding GTPase Era, protein MSDFRAGFACFVGRPNAGKSTLTNALVGTKIAITSSKPQTTRHTVRGIVHRADAQLVLVDTPGLHKPRTLLGERLNDLVRTTWAEVDVVALCVPADEPVGRGDRFIADEIVGLKKKNLVAVVTKTDLVDKKRLAQQLLAVSELADFAEVVPVSAQAGDQVDLLADLLIKYLPESPPLYPDGELTDEPEQVMVAELIREAALEGVRDELPHSLAVVVEEMEQREGRDDLLDVHATVFVERPSQKAIVVGAGGERIKYVGSTSRRQIEALLGTKVFLDLRVKVAKDWQRDPRQLRRLGF, encoded by the coding sequence GTGAGCGACTTTCGTGCTGGCTTCGCGTGCTTCGTCGGCCGGCCCAACGCCGGCAAATCCACGCTGACGAACGCCCTGGTCGGTACCAAGATCGCGATCACCAGCAGCAAACCGCAGACGACGCGGCACACGGTGCGGGGCATCGTCCACCGGGCCGACGCCCAGCTGGTGCTCGTCGATACGCCGGGGCTGCACAAGCCGCGGACGCTGCTCGGGGAGCGTCTCAACGACCTCGTGCGCACGACCTGGGCCGAGGTCGACGTCGTCGCGCTGTGCGTGCCGGCGGACGAGCCGGTCGGGCGGGGCGACAGGTTCATCGCCGACGAGATCGTCGGGCTCAAGAAGAAGAACCTGGTCGCGGTCGTCACCAAGACCGACCTCGTCGACAAGAAGCGTCTGGCTCAACAGTTGCTGGCCGTGTCGGAGCTGGCCGACTTCGCCGAGGTCGTGCCGGTCTCGGCGCAGGCCGGCGACCAGGTCGACCTGCTCGCCGACCTGCTGATCAAGTATCTGCCGGAGTCGCCGCCGCTCTACCCCGACGGCGAGCTGACCGACGAGCCCGAGCAGGTCATGGTCGCCGAGCTGATCCGCGAGGCCGCGCTGGAGGGCGTCCGGGACGAGCTGCCGCACTCGCTGGCCGTCGTCGTCGAGGAGATGGAGCAGCGGGAGGGCCGCGACGACCTGCTCGACGTCCACGCGACCGTGTTCGTCGAGCGTCCGAGCCAGAAGGCGATCGTGGTCGGGGCGGGCGGCGAGCGGATCAAGTACGTCGGCAGCACCTCGCGACGGCAGATCGAGGCGCTGCTCGGCACGAAGGTCTTCCTCGACCTGCGGGTGAAGGTCGCCAAGGACTGGCAGCGTGATCCGCGACAGCTCCGACGGTTGGGTTTCTGA
- a CDS encoding DUF6703 family protein, whose translation MGSPRYPGGFSVSEAQRPVGPRSAALLARLLRAPRFALVLAVVVVFGAGAFLPGVVGAALVLVIAALVGWLAWIVWGSASPGARAGRVVVVVLLLAFAVSKVW comes from the coding sequence ATGGGTTCCCCACGCTACCCAGGAGGCTTCTCCGTGTCCGAAGCGCAGCGTCCGGTTGGACCTAGGTCGGCCGCCTTGCTGGCCCGTTTGCTCCGGGCGCCGAGGTTTGCGTTGGTGTTGGCGGTTGTGGTGGTTTTCGGGGCTGGGGCGTTCTTGCCGGGGGTGGTGGGGGCGGCTCTGGTTCTGGTGATTGCCGCGTTGGTGGGGTGGTTGGCGTGGATCGTGTGGGGCTCTGCGAGCCCTGGGGCCAGGGCTGGGCGGGTGGTGGTCGTGGTGCTTCTGCTGGCCTTCGCGGTGTCGAAGGTCTGGTAG
- a CDS encoding helix-turn-helix transcriptional regulator encodes MSSSAGRASEIGAFLRARRDAVRPEEFGLPVLGRRRVPGLRREELAQLAGVSPDYYVRLEQGRGRNVSDSVLDAVAQVLRLSEVEREHLRNLARPGEAVPSRPLRPVRSGLQVLLDMMATVPAFVMGRRMDVVAWNGLGDAVNGFTGWSAGPPNVARWTFLDPRARSFYLDWETVAGETVAYLRLYAGRHPSDPALAALLGDLSLRSPEFVRLWAGQRVKEKTFGAKLLRHPIAGELELAFETLALPGEPDLLLVTYTAVPGSADAEKLQLLASWVQTTGGRGVLGLVGE; translated from the coding sequence ATGAGTTCTTCGGCCGGCAGGGCGTCAGAGATCGGGGCATTTCTCCGAGCACGGCGGGATGCGGTTCGGCCGGAGGAATTCGGATTGCCGGTGCTGGGGCGGCGACGGGTGCCGGGCCTGCGGCGGGAGGAGCTGGCCCAGCTGGCCGGGGTCAGCCCGGACTACTACGTGCGTCTCGAGCAGGGCCGGGGCCGCAACGTCTCCGACTCCGTACTGGACGCGGTGGCGCAGGTGCTGCGCCTGAGCGAAGTCGAGCGGGAGCACCTGCGCAACCTGGCCCGGCCCGGAGAAGCCGTTCCCAGCCGCCCGCTCCGGCCGGTGCGGTCCGGCCTCCAGGTGCTGCTGGACATGATGGCGACCGTCCCGGCGTTCGTGATGGGCCGGCGGATGGACGTCGTCGCGTGGAACGGGCTGGGCGACGCGGTCAACGGATTCACCGGCTGGTCGGCCGGGCCGCCGAACGTCGCCCGGTGGACGTTCCTGGATCCGCGGGCGCGCTCGTTCTACCTGGACTGGGAGACGGTGGCCGGGGAGACCGTGGCCTATCTGCGCCTGTACGCCGGACGGCATCCCTCCGATCCGGCGCTGGCCGCGCTGCTCGGCGACCTCTCGCTGCGCAGTCCCGAGTTCGTGCGGCTGTGGGCCGGTCAGCGGGTCAAGGAGAAGACGTTCGGGGCCAAGCTCCTTCGTCACCCGATCGCCGGGGAGTTGGAGCTGGCCTTCGAGACCTTGGCGCTGCCCGGTGAGCCCGATCTGCTGCTCGTCACGTACACGGCCGTCCCGGGGAGCGCGGACGCCGAGAAGCTGCAGCTGCTGGCCAGTTGGGTTCAGACGACGGGCGGACGCGGGGTGCTCGGGCTAGTGGGAGAATGA
- a CDS encoding zinc-binding dehydrogenase — translation MKTRAAVLDGPGRLVVRDQTLRAPRRSELLIAVEAAGVMFAEVQMALGRYPGQPRFPFVPGYDLVGTVVDGPRAGQRVAAMTRHGAWAELVVRPARQVVEVPAGLAPADAVALVTNGVTAYQLLHRSARVRPGETVLVLGASGGVGTLLTQLAVAAGATVIGTASPAKHHAVRGFGATPVDYHGPGLPDRVRALAPDGVDVVLDPIGGPGFDDSWRLLAPGGRLVWYGSQSTLHATGVRFAPAIVALRKIAAWNARSRLRRDGRRASLYYVRNGTRAFRTDLATVLDEAAAGRLSSAVSARYALDQAREALTALSDGRITGKAVLEISGRGRALGAGAEDLQGV, via the coding sequence GTGAAGACACGTGCGGCGGTACTCGACGGGCCGGGTCGATTGGTGGTTCGCGACCAGACGCTCCGGGCTCCTCGGCGCTCCGAGCTGCTGATCGCGGTCGAGGCCGCCGGCGTGATGTTCGCCGAGGTCCAGATGGCACTCGGGCGCTACCCGGGCCAGCCCCGGTTCCCGTTCGTGCCCGGCTACGACCTCGTCGGCACCGTCGTCGACGGACCGCGTGCCGGGCAGCGGGTCGCGGCCATGACCCGCCACGGCGCCTGGGCCGAGCTCGTCGTGCGGCCCGCGAGGCAGGTGGTCGAGGTCCCGGCCGGGCTCGCCCCGGCCGACGCGGTCGCGCTGGTCACGAACGGCGTCACCGCCTACCAACTGCTCCACCGGTCCGCGCGGGTGCGGCCCGGCGAGACCGTGCTCGTCCTCGGCGCCTCCGGCGGGGTGGGGACGCTACTGACGCAGCTGGCCGTGGCCGCGGGCGCCACCGTCATCGGCACCGCGTCCCCGGCCAAGCACCACGCGGTGCGCGGGTTCGGGGCGACGCCGGTCGACTACCACGGCCCCGGGCTGCCCGATCGCGTCCGCGCGCTGGCGCCGGACGGCGTCGACGTGGTGCTCGATCCGATCGGCGGTCCCGGCTTCGACGACTCCTGGCGGCTGCTGGCGCCCGGCGGGCGGTTGGTCTGGTACGGCAGTCAGTCGACGCTGCACGCCACCGGCGTCCGGTTCGCTCCGGCGATCGTCGCGCTGCGCAAGATCGCCGCCTGGAACGCCCGCAGCCGGTTGCGGCGCGACGGCCGCCGGGCGTCGCTCTACTACGTCCGCAATGGGACGCGCGCGTTCCGGACCGACCTGGCCACCGTGCTGGACGAGGCGGCGGCGGGCCGGCTCTCGTCGGCCGTATCGGCGCGGTACGCGCTCGACCAGGCGCGGGAGGCGCTGACCGCACTGAGCGACGGGCGGATCACCGGGAAGGCCGTGCTGGAGATCTCAGGCCGCGGCCGCGCACTCGGCGCAGGTGCCGAAGATCTCCAGGGTGTGTGA
- a CDS encoding metal ABC transporter permease, giving the protein MSILHYGFMVRALIAAVLVGLTAPAVGIYLVQRRMSLVGDGIGHIALTGVALGFLTGTSPVLTAVVVAAVGAVAVELIRSRGGASGDVALAMLFYGGIAGGVLLISLAAGSSNVNLLGYLFGSLLTTAPSDLLVMGILGAVVLAFTIGLRPWLFAICHDEEFARVSGVPVRVLNIALAVSAAVTVTVAMRVVGVLLVSALMVVPVATAQQVARGFVATMAGAMALSVTIALTGAVGSFYLDVPSGASIVVLAVLVFVVVTVMAALGRRLARRSAVSREPDREPAPV; this is encoded by the coding sequence ATGAGCATCCTCCACTACGGCTTCATGGTCCGCGCGCTGATCGCCGCGGTGCTGGTCGGGCTCACCGCGCCGGCCGTCGGCATCTACCTCGTGCAGCGGCGGATGTCGCTGGTCGGCGACGGCATCGGGCACATCGCGCTGACCGGCGTCGCGCTCGGGTTCCTCACCGGCACGTCGCCGGTCCTCACCGCGGTGGTGGTCGCGGCCGTCGGTGCGGTCGCGGTCGAGCTGATCCGGTCGCGCGGCGGCGCGTCGGGTGACGTCGCGCTGGCGATGCTGTTCTACGGCGGGATCGCCGGTGGCGTCCTGCTGATCAGCCTGGCCGCGGGCAGCAGCAACGTGAACCTGCTCGGGTACCTGTTCGGGTCGCTGCTGACGACCGCACCGTCGGACCTGCTGGTGATGGGCATCCTGGGCGCGGTCGTGCTGGCGTTCACGATCGGGCTGCGTCCGTGGCTGTTCGCGATCTGCCACGACGAGGAGTTCGCCCGGGTGTCCGGGGTGCCGGTGCGCGTGCTGAACATCGCGCTGGCCGTGTCGGCCGCGGTGACCGTGACCGTCGCGATGCGGGTCGTCGGCGTACTGCTGGTCAGCGCGCTGATGGTGGTGCCGGTCGCGACCGCTCAGCAGGTCGCGCGGGGGTTCGTCGCGACGATGGCCGGCGCGATGGCGCTGAGCGTGACGATCGCGCTGACCGGCGCGGTCGGTTCGTTCTATCTGGACGTTCCGTCCGGCGCGTCGATCGTCGTGCTGGCCGTGCTGGTGTTCGTCGTGGTGACGGTGATGGCCGCGCTGGGGCGCCGGCTGGCCCGGCGGTCCGCGGTCAGCCGTGAACCCGACCGCGAACCGGCGCCGGTATGA
- a CDS encoding antibiotic biosynthesis monooxygenase family protein: MLVISRFDVAEGDGDGFLERARAALGAFAVRPGFIRGRVGRSADAPTAWALTTEWDSVGSFRRALSDFDVKVHASTLLAESSDEPSAFEVLGAWDGAVETQGRTDRAPDADTTRVGDTPR, translated from the coding sequence GTGCTCGTCATCAGTCGGTTCGACGTGGCGGAGGGTGACGGAGACGGCTTCCTCGAACGGGCCAGGGCGGCGCTCGGAGCGTTCGCGGTCCGGCCGGGCTTCATCCGGGGCCGGGTCGGCCGCTCGGCCGACGCCCCGACCGCCTGGGCGCTCACCACCGAGTGGGACTCGGTCGGCAGCTTCCGCCGCGCACTCTCGGACTTCGACGTCAAGGTGCACGCGAGCACGCTGCTGGCCGAGTCCAGCGACGAGCCGAGCGCGTTCGAGGTGCTGGGCGCCTGGGACGGCGCGGTCGAGACGCAGGGCCGCACGGACCGTGCCCCGGATGCGGACACGACCCGCGTCGGTGAC
- a CDS encoding ArsR/SmtB family transcription factor, whose amino-acid sequence MTESPVEAVGRLEPVGDYAPAAELLRALASPLRIAIVMRLDTGALCVHELVDALGVPQPLVSQHLRVLRGAGVVESHRRGREVAYSLTDAHVAHVVRDAVAHAAHAPGNLR is encoded by the coding sequence ATGACCGAATCGCCGGTCGAGGCGGTCGGGCGGCTGGAGCCCGTCGGCGACTACGCGCCGGCCGCCGAGCTGCTGCGGGCCCTGGCCTCGCCGCTCCGGATCGCGATCGTCATGCGGCTCGACACCGGCGCGCTCTGCGTCCACGAGCTGGTCGACGCCCTCGGCGTCCCGCAGCCGCTGGTGTCCCAGCACCTGCGGGTCCTCCGCGGAGCGGGCGTCGTCGAGTCCCACCGCCGCGGCCGCGAGGTCGCGTACTCGCTCACCGACGCGCACGTCGCCCACGTCGTGCGGGACGCGGTCGCGCACGCCGCCCATGCTCCCGGAAACCTGAGATGA
- a CDS encoding metal ABC transporter ATP-binding protein yields the protein MKTQDVVTTAPVAGVDAVTVVLGERPVLRDVSLSVNPGEVVALLGSNGSGKSTLVRTLLGLVPVSAGEVTLFGTPLARFADWRRVGYVPQRSGAATGVPATVREVVTSGRLARRGFLRRPSAADKAAVTDALETVGLADRARERVSTLSGGQQQRVLIARALAGEPDLLVLDEPNAGVDAANQRAFADTVARLVARGTTLLIVLHEVGPLAELLTRTVVLDHGHIVHDGAPWAPGYVDTDRHHVHGNPPTPDLTHAPGPIR from the coding sequence GTGAAGACCCAGGACGTCGTGACGACCGCGCCGGTCGCGGGCGTCGACGCGGTGACCGTCGTGCTCGGGGAGCGCCCCGTGCTGCGGGACGTGTCACTGTCGGTGAACCCCGGCGAGGTCGTGGCCCTGCTCGGCTCGAACGGCTCCGGCAAGTCGACGCTCGTGCGCACGCTGCTCGGCCTGGTCCCGGTTTCGGCCGGTGAGGTGACGCTGTTCGGCACGCCGCTGGCCCGGTTCGCCGACTGGCGTCGCGTCGGATACGTACCGCAACGGTCGGGGGCCGCGACCGGCGTGCCGGCAACCGTCCGCGAAGTGGTCACCAGCGGGCGCCTGGCCCGGCGGGGCTTCCTCCGCCGGCCGTCGGCGGCCGACAAGGCCGCGGTGACCGACGCCCTGGAGACGGTCGGTCTGGCCGACCGGGCCCGCGAGCGGGTCTCGACGCTCTCCGGCGGCCAGCAGCAGCGGGTGCTGATCGCCCGCGCGCTGGCCGGTGAGCCCGACCTGCTCGTCCTGGACGAGCCGAACGCCGGCGTCGACGCGGCCAACCAGCGCGCGTTCGCCGACACGGTGGCCCGACTGGTGGCGCGGGGCACGACGCTGCTGATCGTCCTGCACGAGGTCGGCCCGCTCGCCGAACTGCTCACCCGCACGGTGGTGCTCGACCACGGCCACATCGTCCACGACGGCGCCCCGTGGGCCCCCGGCTACGTCGACACCGACCGGCACCACGTCCACGGCAACCCGCCGACGCCGGACCTGACGCACGCGCCCGGGCCGATCCGATGA
- a CDS encoding TetR/AcrR family transcriptional regulator, producing MTDRRQRYREQTRDEAKQVALRQLAESGTGGLSLNAIAREIGMSGPALYRYFANRDELLTALVSDGFTAIAEALESAADRGDRPDQRLRAVLHAFRTWALAEPHWYQLLFGTPVPGYRAPAGTIAAAARMFTAVLGAIAAVAAERGTPAPPPTPLDAQLGSWYADPAAPPHLVRATVVAWSRLHGVLSLELQQAFGPMEFDVSLLYEAEVDAILAGI from the coding sequence GTGACCGACCGGCGCCAGCGGTACCGCGAGCAGACCCGCGACGAGGCCAAGCAGGTCGCGCTGCGTCAGCTGGCCGAGTCGGGCACCGGCGGCCTGTCGCTCAACGCGATCGCGCGCGAGATCGGGATGTCCGGCCCGGCGCTCTACCGCTACTTCGCCAACCGGGACGAGCTGCTGACGGCGCTGGTCAGCGACGGTTTCACGGCGATCGCGGAAGCCCTGGAGAGCGCGGCCGACCGCGGTGACCGGCCGGACCAGCGGTTGCGGGCCGTGCTGCACGCGTTCCGGACCTGGGCGCTGGCCGAACCCCACTGGTACCAGCTGCTGTTCGGCACGCCGGTTCCCGGCTACCGCGCCCCGGCCGGCACGATCGCCGCGGCCGCGCGCATGTTCACCGCCGTGCTGGGCGCGATCGCCGCGGTCGCGGCCGAACGCGGGACGCCCGCGCCGCCGCCGACCCCGCTCGATGCGCAGCTCGGGTCCTGGTACGCCGACCCGGCGGCGCCTCCGCACCTGGTGCGCGCGACCGTCGTCGCCTGGTCCCGCCTGCACGGCGTGCTGAGCCTGGAGCTACAGCAGGCCTTCGGCCCGATGGAATTCGACGTTTCCCTGCTCTACGAAGCCGAAGTAGACGCCATCCTGGCGGGCATCTAG
- a CDS encoding isoprenyl transferase produces the protein MSKVRPPTPHVSGARPPAIPADLVPRHVALIMDGNGRWAKQRGLPRTEGHKRGEDSLFDVIEGCVEIGIKYLSAYAFSTENWKRSPDEVRFLMGFNRDVIRRRRDQLNAMGVRVRWAGRRPKLWRSVIAELEAAEEMTVDNDVLTLQFCVNYGGRAEIVDAAAALAREVAAGKLSPDKITEKVFARYLDEPSIPDVDLFVRSSGEQRISNFLLWQSAYAELVFDDTLFPDFDRRNIWRACEIYASRDRRYGGAIPNPVASADAM, from the coding sequence ATGAGCAAGGTACGGCCACCGACCCCTCATGTCAGTGGGGCGCGGCCGCCGGCGATCCCGGCCGACCTCGTGCCGAGGCACGTCGCGCTGATCATGGACGGCAACGGACGCTGGGCCAAGCAGCGCGGGCTGCCGCGCACGGAGGGTCACAAGCGAGGCGAGGACTCGCTCTTCGACGTGATCGAGGGCTGCGTCGAGATCGGCATCAAGTACCTCTCCGCCTACGCGTTCTCGACCGAGAACTGGAAGCGGTCGCCGGATGAGGTCCGTTTTCTCATGGGGTTCAACCGGGACGTGATCCGGCGGCGGCGGGACCAGCTCAACGCGATGGGCGTGCGGGTCCGGTGGGCCGGTCGGCGGCCGAAGTTGTGGCGCAGCGTGATCGCCGAGCTCGAGGCGGCCGAGGAGATGACCGTCGACAACGACGTCCTCACGTTGCAGTTCTGCGTGAACTACGGCGGGCGGGCCGAGATCGTCGACGCGGCCGCCGCGCTGGCCCGCGAGGTCGCGGCCGGGAAGCTCTCGCCCGACAAGATCACCGAGAAGGTGTTCGCGCGCTACCTGGACGAGCCGTCGATCCCGGACGTGGACCTGTTCGTGCGGTCGTCGGGGGAGCAGCGGATCTCGAACTTCCTGCTCTGGCAGTCGGCGTACGCGGAACTGGTCTTCGACGACACGCTGTTCCCGGACTTCGACCGGCGGAACATCTGGCGGGCGTGCGAGATCTACGCGTCGCGTGATCGGCGGTACGGCGGAGCGATTCCGAACCCGGTAGCCTCTGCTGACGCTATGTGA
- the recO gene encoding DNA repair protein RecO — translation MPLYRDIGVVLRVQQLGEADRIITLLTRRHGRVRAVAKGVRKTKSRIGGRLEPFSHVDLQLYEGRSLDVVSQVEMLDPFGKHIMDDYARYTAASAIAETAERLTAEEREPALRLHLLTVGALRALAAGEHESPLVLDAYLLRAMSYAGWAPALMECAVCGLRGAHRAFSVQAGGCVCANCRPPGSASPSVEALELMVALLDGDWNHAGQSESPTRREASGLVAAHLQWHLERGLRSLPLVDRTESSR, via the coding sequence TTGCCGCTCTACCGGGACATCGGCGTCGTCCTCCGAGTGCAGCAACTCGGTGAGGCCGACCGCATCATCACGCTGCTCACCCGTCGGCACGGGCGGGTCCGCGCGGTGGCCAAGGGCGTCCGCAAGACCAAGAGCCGGATCGGTGGCCGGTTGGAGCCGTTCAGCCACGTCGATCTGCAGCTGTACGAGGGCCGGTCGCTGGACGTCGTCAGCCAGGTGGAGATGCTCGACCCGTTCGGGAAGCACATCATGGACGACTACGCGCGGTACACGGCGGCCAGCGCGATCGCGGAGACCGCAGAGCGGTTGACCGCGGAGGAGCGCGAGCCCGCGCTCCGCCTGCACCTGCTGACGGTCGGCGCGCTCCGCGCGCTCGCGGCCGGCGAGCACGAGTCGCCTCTGGTGTTGGACGCCTACCTGCTGCGGGCGATGAGCTACGCCGGGTGGGCGCCCGCGCTGATGGAGTGCGCGGTCTGCGGGCTGCGCGGCGCGCACCGGGCGTTCTCGGTCCAGGCCGGTGGCTGTGTGTGCGCGAACTGTCGTCCGCCGGGGTCGGCGTCGCCGTCGGTGGAGGCGTTGGAGCTGATGGTGGCGCTGCTCGACGGCGACTGGAACCACGCCGGGCAGAGCGAGTCGCCGACCCGGCGCGAGGCCAGCGGGCTGGTCGCGGCCCACCTGCAGTGGCACCTGGAACGGGGCCTACGCTCGTTGCCGCTGGTCGATCGAACGGAGTCTTCCCGATGA